The proteins below are encoded in one region of Populus alba chromosome 2, ASM523922v2, whole genome shotgun sequence:
- the LOC118031984 gene encoding uncharacterized protein isoform X2, translated as MRFSFNKSPDWSRLSPFANSKARRGRKEGKDASSQSNPSKSTKLERWFLLIKVATLSRKRGLPPVKKLRNSLFLSSELHRTLYGFIVFEVAWNDVRGINYLNELLTDTSLAIEAKIMQRWEFDSIAQAASSLSSWFSGTLSELLQLKGYLDSATGDTFYDAEENFSMTPSIDDDDKICDDNLWAEDNSSCCLGGSFDVFPGTSENISSEPLTPPPTGPYKRGRAIRSIGTRVEVDCYAEETQGGNEDLLDSSGASDCENVHEPKIYRDVLILYRFNDHDLPFKLKQVIMSDLRLLTLLEAGLPSWILFLQSYPGFCHLYRPWMCPLARALYVLISVITVLIGFFDLYKNVPVLKATASSLFGPLFDWIETWEMVSRIKYLGTMLFLHNFEKAVTWFLMVTHTTRSFFSVFTQPLVEPLTEFLGFLLPLWNIFIEVIESMYAIFWVVIESSCSALGGLLEIFVWPISVIWSIATSIIYPIFWIVWEILYAPIRLVLALAGLVAFTCAWISEMIGDVWKFVNGIFQLAEASDARVSTYEVSMWRSLWNDLFSQVFCAVRSILNGFVAFFTACNRHRLSIYNHIQDFIQRILGRAPRSQPLDYRNSRMTPETRSPASEGSRKIHMR; from the exons ATGCGTTTTTCCTTTAACAAGTCTCCAGATTGG TCTAGGTTATCTCCTTTTGCAAACTCAAAGGCTCGGAGGGGGAGAAAGGAGGGAAAGGATGCTTCTTCTCAGTCCAATCCCAGTAAATCAACAAAGCTTGAGAGATGGTTCTTGTTGATTAAAGTGGCAACTTTGTCACGGAAGAGGGGTTTGCCTCCCGTGAAGAAATTAAGGAACTCACTGTTCTTAAGCAGTGAATTACACAGGACGCTTTATGGTTTTATTGTCTTTGAAGTTGCATGGAATGATGTGCGGGGTATCAACTACTTAAACGAGCTTCTG ACTGACACGTCTCTGGCTATTGAAGCTAAGATCATGCAAAGATGGGAATTTGATAGTATAGCTCAAGCTGCAAGTAGTTTATCTTCATGGTTCTCAGGAACTCTCTCTGAGCTGCTACAATTGAAAGGTTATCTTGATTCTGCTACAG GAGATACCTTTTATGATGCTGAAGAAAATTTCTCAATGACACCCTCTATTGATGACGATGACAAAATTTGCGATGATAATCTGTGGGCTGAGGATAATTCTTCATGCTGCCTTGGTGGCAGTTTTGATGTATTTCCTGGGACCTCAGAAAATATATCGAGTGAGCCACTCACTCCTCCACCTACTGGGCCTTATAAGAGAGGAAGAGCGATCAGGTCAATTGGAACTAGAGTTGAAGTTGATTGTTACGCTGAGGAAACACAGGGTGGAAATGAAGACTTGTTAGACAGCTCTGGTGCCAGTGATTGTGAGAATGTTCATGAACCTAAGATATACAGGgatgttttgattttgtataGATTCAATGATCATGACCTGCCATTTAAACTAAAACAAGTGATAATGTCTGACCTGAGGTTACTTACTTTATTGGAAGCTGGGCTCCCGTCTTGGATTCTCTTTCTTCAGTCATATCCAGGATTTTGCCATCTTTATCGTCCTTGGATGTGCCCTCTGGCAAGAGCTTTGTATGTGTTAATCTCAGTTATCACTGTTCTCATTGGATTTTTTGACTTGTACAAAAATGTCCCAGTTCTTAAGGCAACTGCTTCTAGTTTGTTTGGACCCCTTTTTGACTGGATAGAGACTTGGGAGATGGTTTCAAGAATCAAGTACCTGGGAACAATGCTATTTCTACATAACTTTGAGAAAGCTGTTACTTGGTTTCTGATGGTCACACACACCACTAGATCCTTCTTTTCAGTTTTCACACAGCCTCTGGTCGAACCGCTCACTGAGTTTTTAGGCTTTCTTCTCCCATTGTGGAATATATTCATTGAAGTAATAGAGAGTATGTATGCCATTTTTTGGGTTGTGATTGAATCGTCTTGCAGTGCACTGGGGGGCCTACTAGAGATTTTTGTATGGCCTATCTCAGTTATCTGGAGCATTG CAACTTCAATTATATATCCCATATTCTGGATTGTTTGGGAAATACTTTATGCTCCGATTCGCTTGGTCCTTGCACTAGCTGGTCTTGTGGCTTTCACTTGTGCCTGGATATCGGAAATGATTGGGGATGTTTGGAAATTTGTAAATGGAATATTCCAGCTTGCTGAAGCTTCTGATGCAAGAGTCAGTACATACGAAGTTTCAATGTGGCGTTCACTTTGGAATGACCTTTTTTCTCAG GTTTTCTGTGCTGTAAGGAGCATATTAAATGGTTTTGTTGCCTTCTTCACAGCCTGCAACAGGCATCGCCTAAG CATTTATAATCACATACAGGATTTCATTCAGAGAATACTTGGTCGGGCGCCAAGGTCACAACCATTGGATTATAGAAACAGCAGGATGACACCTGAAACTCGAAGTCCGGCG TCTGAAGGGAGTAGGAAAATTCACATGAGATGA
- the LOC118031987 gene encoding small ubiquitin-related modifier 1 — MSEATGQPQEEDKKPNDQSAHINLKVKGQDGNEVFFRIKRSTQLKKLMNAYCDRQSVEINSIAFLFDGRRLRGEQTPDELDMEDGDEIDAMLHQTGGAVKTSDYA, encoded by the exons ATGTCTGAGGCGACAGGTCAGCCACAAGAGGAAGATAAGAAGCCCAACGATCAGTCTGCTCACATCAACCTCAAAGTGAAGGGCCAg GATGGAAATGAAGTCTTTTTCAGGATCAAAAGAAGCACGCAGTTGAAGAAGCTGATGAATGCATATTGTGATCGCCAATCTGTTGAGATAAACTCAATTGCCTTCTTGTTTGATGGTCGCCGTCTCCGTGGAGAGCAAACTCCTGATGAG CTGGACATGGAGGATGGGGATGAGATTGATGCTATGTTGCACCAAACTGGTGGTGCTGTGAAAACAAGTGATTATGCTTGA
- the LOC118031982 gene encoding small ubiquitin-related modifier 1, translating into MSGATGQPQEEDKKPNDQSAHINLKVKGQDGNEVFFRIKRSTQLKKLMNAYCDRQSVEFNSIAFLFDGRRLRGEQTPDELEMEDGDEIDAMLHQTGGAVKTSN; encoded by the exons ATGTCTGGAGCGACAGGTCAGCCACAAGAGGAAGATAAAAAGCCCAACGATCAGTCTGCTCACATCAATCTCAAAGTGAAAGGCCAG GATGGAAATGAAGTATTTTTCAGGATCAAAAGAAGCACACAATTGAAGAAGCTGATGAATGCCTATTGTGATCGTCAATCCGTTGAGTTCAACTCAATTGCCTTCTTGTTTGATGGCCGTCGACTCCGTGGAGAGCAAACTCCTGATGAG CTGGAGATGGAGGATGGGGATGAGATCGACGCAATGTTGCACCAAACTGGTGGCGCTGTGAAAACAAGTAATTAA
- the LOC118031980 gene encoding AUGMIN subunit 2, with amino-acid sequence MSMGCDTTWVGKKPIRRIGGMADALSIAADLGFSVAPPPSQEELQNLSTASGEKGDDLIRVLRELTAVQRKIADLQVELQGRKDDKNVAHLTHVSEMEKKIDTLSRITTILKDVIQNKDRIIARLQQPYSLDCIPVEAEYQKQFSELLMKAASDYGALTASAADFQWSQNFKESPSVWGEMLRPIPVALASCTRFFEAMSAMRESFATLQDLRVGHLGKDSSQRVFGDSDFATPPWRNEPSFDDLAIKTARRQELERQEADDGSSEVGDVHQVDDMSHRRLSWPPSVKHNGI; translated from the exons atgTCTATGGGCTGCGACACCACCTGGGTAGGTAAAAAGCCCATCAGACGCATCGGTGGCATGGCCGATGCTCTCTCCATCGCTGCCGATCTCGGATTTTCAGTCGCACCTCCCCCTTCTCAG GAAGAACTTCAGAACTTATCCACTGCTAGTGGTGAAAAGGGTGATGACTTAATTAGAGTTTTGAGGGAACTAACTGCAGTACAAAGAAAAATAGCTGATCTACAAGTAGAACTTCAGGGTCGCAAG GATGATAAAAACGTGGCGCATTTGACACATGTTAGTGAAATGGAAAAGAAGATTGACACATTGTCAAGGATTACTACCATACTCAAGGATGTCATTCAGAATAAG GATCGAATTATAGCTCGTCTTCAACAACCATATTCACTGGATTGCATACCAGTTGAAGCAGAATATCAG AAACAATTTTCAGAATTGCTGATGAAGGCTGCTAGTGATTATGGTGCTTTGACAGCTTCAGCTGCAGATTTCCAATGGAGTCAGAACTTTAAGGAATCTCCTTCAGTGTGGGGG gAAATGTTACGTCCTATTCCTGTTGCTTTAGCGTCCTGTACCAGATTCTTTGAAGCCATGTCTGCCATGAGAGAATCATTTGCTACCCTTCAAGATTTGAGAGTTGGCCATTTAGGTAAAGATTCTTCACAGAGAGTCTTTGGGGATTCTGACTTTGCGACTCCTCCCTGGAGAAATGAACCAAGCTTTGATGACTTGGCAATCAAAACTGCAAGGAGACAAGAGCTTGAGCGGCAAGAAGCAGATGATGGAAGTAGTGAAGTGGGAGATGTTCATCAAGTCGATGACATGAGCCATAGAAGATTATCTTGGCCTCCATCAGTTAAGCACAATGGTATTTAA
- the LOC118031984 gene encoding uncharacterized protein isoform X1 has translation MGKADDSECVFPLTSLQIGDLQSYLSDLSLFVAFESGKLYILVDNRPWLRNIGSHPAHLWQLMVTKSRLSPFANSKARRGRKEGKDASSQSNPSKSTKLERWFLLIKVATLSRKRGLPPVKKLRNSLFLSSELHRTLYGFIVFEVAWNDVRGINYLNELLTDTSLAIEAKIMQRWEFDSIAQAASSLSSWFSGTLSELLQLKGYLDSATGDTFYDAEENFSMTPSIDDDDKICDDNLWAEDNSSCCLGGSFDVFPGTSENISSEPLTPPPTGPYKRGRAIRSIGTRVEVDCYAEETQGGNEDLLDSSGASDCENVHEPKIYRDVLILYRFNDHDLPFKLKQVIMSDLRLLTLLEAGLPSWILFLQSYPGFCHLYRPWMCPLARALYVLISVITVLIGFFDLYKNVPVLKATASSLFGPLFDWIETWEMVSRIKYLGTMLFLHNFEKAVTWFLMVTHTTRSFFSVFTQPLVEPLTEFLGFLLPLWNIFIEVIESMYAIFWVVIESSCSALGGLLEIFVWPISVIWSIATSIIYPIFWIVWEILYAPIRLVLALAGLVAFTCAWISEMIGDVWKFVNGIFQLAEASDARVSTYEVSMWRSLWNDLFSQVFCAVRSILNGFVAFFTACNRHRLSIYNHIQDFIQRILGRAPRSQPLDYRNSRMTPETRSPASEGSRKIHMR, from the exons ATGGGGAAAGCCGATGATTCAGAATGCGTTTTTCCTTTAACAAGTCTCCAGATTGG AGACTTGCAGTCTTATCTCTCAGATCTTAGCCTTTTCGTTGCGTTTGAAAGTgggaaattatatattttggtgGACAATCGACCATGGCTGAGAAACATTGGTTCACACCCAGCACACTTGTGGCAACTGATGGTTACCAAG TCTAGGTTATCTCCTTTTGCAAACTCAAAGGCTCGGAGGGGGAGAAAGGAGGGAAAGGATGCTTCTTCTCAGTCCAATCCCAGTAAATCAACAAAGCTTGAGAGATGGTTCTTGTTGATTAAAGTGGCAACTTTGTCACGGAAGAGGGGTTTGCCTCCCGTGAAGAAATTAAGGAACTCACTGTTCTTAAGCAGTGAATTACACAGGACGCTTTATGGTTTTATTGTCTTTGAAGTTGCATGGAATGATGTGCGGGGTATCAACTACTTAAACGAGCTTCTG ACTGACACGTCTCTGGCTATTGAAGCTAAGATCATGCAAAGATGGGAATTTGATAGTATAGCTCAAGCTGCAAGTAGTTTATCTTCATGGTTCTCAGGAACTCTCTCTGAGCTGCTACAATTGAAAGGTTATCTTGATTCTGCTACAG GAGATACCTTTTATGATGCTGAAGAAAATTTCTCAATGACACCCTCTATTGATGACGATGACAAAATTTGCGATGATAATCTGTGGGCTGAGGATAATTCTTCATGCTGCCTTGGTGGCAGTTTTGATGTATTTCCTGGGACCTCAGAAAATATATCGAGTGAGCCACTCACTCCTCCACCTACTGGGCCTTATAAGAGAGGAAGAGCGATCAGGTCAATTGGAACTAGAGTTGAAGTTGATTGTTACGCTGAGGAAACACAGGGTGGAAATGAAGACTTGTTAGACAGCTCTGGTGCCAGTGATTGTGAGAATGTTCATGAACCTAAGATATACAGGgatgttttgattttgtataGATTCAATGATCATGACCTGCCATTTAAACTAAAACAAGTGATAATGTCTGACCTGAGGTTACTTACTTTATTGGAAGCTGGGCTCCCGTCTTGGATTCTCTTTCTTCAGTCATATCCAGGATTTTGCCATCTTTATCGTCCTTGGATGTGCCCTCTGGCAAGAGCTTTGTATGTGTTAATCTCAGTTATCACTGTTCTCATTGGATTTTTTGACTTGTACAAAAATGTCCCAGTTCTTAAGGCAACTGCTTCTAGTTTGTTTGGACCCCTTTTTGACTGGATAGAGACTTGGGAGATGGTTTCAAGAATCAAGTACCTGGGAACAATGCTATTTCTACATAACTTTGAGAAAGCTGTTACTTGGTTTCTGATGGTCACACACACCACTAGATCCTTCTTTTCAGTTTTCACACAGCCTCTGGTCGAACCGCTCACTGAGTTTTTAGGCTTTCTTCTCCCATTGTGGAATATATTCATTGAAGTAATAGAGAGTATGTATGCCATTTTTTGGGTTGTGATTGAATCGTCTTGCAGTGCACTGGGGGGCCTACTAGAGATTTTTGTATGGCCTATCTCAGTTATCTGGAGCATTG CAACTTCAATTATATATCCCATATTCTGGATTGTTTGGGAAATACTTTATGCTCCGATTCGCTTGGTCCTTGCACTAGCTGGTCTTGTGGCTTTCACTTGTGCCTGGATATCGGAAATGATTGGGGATGTTTGGAAATTTGTAAATGGAATATTCCAGCTTGCTGAAGCTTCTGATGCAAGAGTCAGTACATACGAAGTTTCAATGTGGCGTTCACTTTGGAATGACCTTTTTTCTCAG GTTTTCTGTGCTGTAAGGAGCATATTAAATGGTTTTGTTGCCTTCTTCACAGCCTGCAACAGGCATCGCCTAAG CATTTATAATCACATACAGGATTTCATTCAGAGAATACTTGGTCGGGCGCCAAGGTCACAACCATTGGATTATAGAAACAGCAGGATGACACCTGAAACTCGAAGTCCGGCG TCTGAAGGGAGTAGGAAAATTCACATGAGATGA